The genomic interval CAAACACATCCCCGAAATCATGGCCTACACCGGCCTCACACGCCGCCCTTTGTTTGTGCCATCGGTGGGTAATTTCCGCCAAGGCATGCTGGTGCAGCTGCCCATTCATTTGGACATGTTGCCTGGCAAGCCCAAAGCCGCTGACCTGCATGACGCGCTGGCCAAACACTACGGCCACAGCCCAGACAGCTGGGTGAGCGTGCAACCCGCCACCGACAACGGCAAGCTCGACGCGACCGCTTTGAACGACACCAACAAACTAGAAATTCGCGTCTTCGCGAACGAAACCCATCGCCATGCCGTGCTGATGGCGCGTTTGGACAACTTGGGCAAGGGTGCCAGCGGCGCTGCGGTGCAAAACCTGCAGCTGATGCTGGGCGTTTAAAAGTCTTCCGCGCCAGCCACGACTTTGCGCACGACTTCGGGCGCAAAGCCTCGGCTCACTAAAAACCGCACTTGTTTGGCACGCGCCGCTTGGTCCACAGGCGGCTCGCCAAATTTCTTTCGCCAGACTTCGCGGGCTCGCTCAAGCTCGGTGCTGCGCATCTCTTGCACGGCTTCGGCGATGGCCTCGACAGGCAACCCCTTGGCTTGCAATTCTTGACGCACCCGGGATGCACCGAGCTTGCGAGAACGGCTATTGACCACCGACTCCACCACACGCTGTTCGTTGATGAAGTCTTTGGCCTGCAAAAAATCCAAAGCCTCGGCCAGCTCGCCCGGTGTTTCTTCAAAGGGTTTGAGCTTGCGCTCTAACTCAAAGCGCGAGTGCTCGCGTTGCGACAGCAAGCGCAAGGCTCGGCCTTTGAGCGAGATTTGAAACCCCTTGGCCCTTTTCGCCTGAGGTTTCTCGTCTCCGTTTGAATCAACGTCGTGTGTCACGAAACTGGCTTTTTGGTTGACGCTTTTGAGCGAGCGTTAAGCCACCACGCCATCGGCATCTGCGTCCGCAGCGCCTTTGGCTTCTTTGGCAGCCTTAGAGGCCTTGGGCGCTTTTTCTTCTTTGGCCGCAGGTGCATCTACACCGCCAGCCAACAAAGGAATACCCAAAGATTCGCGCACCTTGTTTTCGATTTCAAAAGCCAAGGCTTCGTTTTCACGCAAGAACTCACGGGCGTTGTCACGGCCCTGGCCGATTTTTTCGCCGTTGTAGGCATACCAAGCACCCGACTTTTCAATGACTTTGGCGTTCACGCCCATGTCAATGATTTCGCCTTGGCGGCTGATGCCCTCACCAAACAAGATGTCGAACTCGGCTGTCTTGAAAGGAGGCGCCACTTTGTTTTTCACCACTTTGACTTTGGTCTCGTTACCCACGGCCTCGTCACCACGCTTGATGGTGCCCGTGCGGCGAATGTCCAAGCGCACCGAGGCGTAGAACTTGAGCGCGTTACCACCCGTGGTGGTTTCGGGCGAGCCGAACATCACGCCAATCTTCATGCGGATTTGGTTGATGAAGATGACCGTGCAGTTGGTCTTCTTGATGGAAGCCGTCAATTTACGCAGTGCTTGGCTCATCAAACGGGCTTGCAAGCCTGGCAATGAATCACCCATGTCGCCTTCGAGTTCGGCTTTAGGTGTCAAGGCAGCCACAGAGTCGATGACGACCAAATCGACCGCGCCTGAACGCACCAAGCTGTCGACCACTTCGAGGGCTTGTTCGCCGGTGTCGGGCTGGCTAATGAGCAAGTCTTGCAAGTTCACGCCGAGTTTTTGGGCGTATTGAGAATCCAAGGCGTGCTCAGCATCCACAAACGCGCAGGTGCCGCCTTGCTTTTGCATTTCAGCGATGACTTGCAAGGTGAGGGTGGTTTTGCCGGACGACTCAGGGCCGTAGATTTCAATCACGCGGCCACGGGGCAAACCGCCCACGCCCAAGGCGATGTCCAAACCCAAAGAGCCTGTGGAGACAACTTGGATGTCGTCAATCACTTCGCCTTCGCCCAAGCGCATGATGGTGCCCTTGCCGAATTGTTTTTCAATTTGCGCCAAGGCGGCTTGGAGGGCTTTGGCTTTTTCGCTGTCAGCGACGATGGGTTTGCTGTTCATAAAAATCTCCGTGGAATCAAGGGCTTACCGAGAGTGTCTAGTTACTGTGTTTAACAACAACTGGATGCTTGACCAGTACTTTAACGCAAAGTCAAAACTTGTAAACACTTTTTTTGGTCAGTTTGCCTTACTATATAAACATGGCTTCTTCCCCCTCGTTTTCTAACCAGCAAGACTGGCGGCAAGTTCACTTGGGCCGCTTGCTGGGCCACGCCATGCGCCGCTTTGACGCACGTGTGCTGCAACTGATGGCGCAGAACGAAGATGTGCCGCTGGCCCTGTCTAACCTCGCGGCCCGCGCACAGGTCAGCGCGGCGCACATTCACATCACGCGCCATCTCAGCCTTGAGGGCTCACGTCTGATCGAGTTGGCCGCCAGTGCCGGCATGACCAAGCAAGCCATGGGCGACTTGGTCACCCAGTGCGAAGCCTGGGGCTTGGTGCAACGCACGCACGACCCGCAAGACGCCCGCGCGCGGCGCATTGTGTTCACCGAAACGGGCTTGGCTTGGCTACGCGCTTTTGAGCAAGCGGTGGCGCAAACCGAGGCGGAATTCAAACAAGAAGTCGGCAACGATGTGGCCACAGTGGTCAGCTTAGGGTTGGAGGCCTATGCGGGGGCCTACTCGGACCTAGAATCGCAGCGCTGAACCTTCTAAAAAACACAAACAAAGTTGGAGACAACACATGCGCATCCTGATTGCAGAAGACGACTTGGTCTTGGCCGACGGCCTGTTGCGTACCTTGCGCGCATCGGGTGCCGCCGCCGACCACGTAGCCAGCGGCACCGAAGCCGACGCCGCCTTGATGACCACCGATGAGTTTGACTTGCTCATCTTGGATTTGGGCCTCCCCAAAATGCACGGCCTTGAAGTGCTCAAGCGCTTACGCTCACGCGGCTCCTCCATTCCTGTGCTCATCCTCACCGCCGCCGATGGCGTGGAAGAACGCGTCAAAGGTTTGGACTACGGCGCTGACGACTACATGGCCAAGCCCTTCAGCCTGCAAGAACTCGAAGCCCGCGTGCGCGCCCTCACACGTCGCGGCATGGGCGGCACTTCGTCATCCATCAAGCACGGCCCGCTGGTGTACGACCAAACCGGTCGTGTCGCCACCATTGACGGCAAGATGGTCGAACTCTCCGCGCGTGAACTGGGTTTGCTGGAAGTGCTGTTGCAACGCAGCGGCCGCTTGGTCAGCAAAGACCAGTTGGTCGAACGCCTGTGCGAATGGGGCGAAGAAGTGAGCAACAACGCCATCGAGGTGTACATCCACCGCCTGCGCAAGAAGATTGAAAAAGGGCCGATTCGCATTGCCACGGTGCGCGGCTTGGGCTACTGCCTCGAAAAAATCCCGGGTTAAACACACCTCCACACGGGCATGGCAAAGCTGTTTAGGCGCGAGCAACACTCGCTGTTTGGCGAGATTTTGGATTGGATGCTCACGCCGCTGCTGCTGCTGTGGCCAGTCAGCTTGGCGCTGACCTGGCTGGTGGCACAAAACATTGCGGGCCGCCCGTTTGACCGTGGCTTGGAATACAACGTGCAAGCCCTCGCGCAGCTTGTCAAGAGCGACCAAACGCGCATGTATTTCAACTTGCCTTTGCCCGCACGAGAAATTTTGCGCGCCGACGAAGCCGACTTGATTTACTACCAAGTGCTGGGCACACGCGGCGAATTTGTCAGCGGCGAGCGCGACTTTCCGCTGCCCCCCGACGAAGAAAAACCTTTGCCCAGTGAAGTGCGCATTCGCGATGACGAAATGCGCGGTGCCGATGTGCGCGTGGCCTACACCTGGGTGCGCGTGGACGTGCCGGGCGCCAAGCCCGTGCTGGTGCAAGTGGGCGAAACGCTAGAGAAGCGCTCGGTGCTGGCCACCGAAATTATCAAAGGCGTGATGCTGCCGCAGTTCGTCATCTTGCCGCTGGCCGTGTTGCTGGTCTGGCTGGCTTTGGCGCGCGGCATTCGCCCGCTCAACAAACTCGAAGAGCGCATTCGCTTGCGTAAACCCGATGACTTGAGCCCGTTGGATGAATCTGCGGTGCCGCAAGAAGTGGCCCCGCTAGTGGCATCCATCAACGACTTGCTCACACGACTCAAAGAATCCATCGCCACCCAAAAACGCTTTTTGGCCGACGCCGCGCATCAGCTCAAAACACCGCTGGCGGGTTTGCGCATGCAAGCCGACTTGGCGCAACGCGCGGACTCGAGTGCGGATGAACTCAAGCAATCGCTCAAGCTCATTGGCCGCGCCAGCATTCGTGCCACGCACACGGTGAACCAACTGCTGTCCTTGGCGCGCGCCGAAAGCGGCAGCACCAACATCGCGCGCAGCCCCTGCGATTTGGTGAGCTTGGTGAGTGATGTGATTCAAGACTCGCTGCCCCGCGCCATGGACAAATACATTGACTTGGGCTACGAAGGCGCAGCGTCTGGCAGCACCGGCGTGCGCGTGATGGGCAACCCCACGCTGCTGAAAGAAATGGTGCGCAACCTGGTCGACAACGCCATCAACTACACGCCCTCCACAGCTGACAATCCAGGTGTCATTACCGTGCGTTTGCTCGCCGACAAATTTGGCAAAGTGGTGGTGGTGCAGGTGGAAGATTCGGGCCCCGGCATTCCAGAGGCGGAACGCGATTTGGTGTTCCAGCCCTTCTACCGCGCCTTGGGCACCGAGGCCGATGGCTCGGGCTTAGGCCTGCCCATCGTGATGGAGATTGCACACCAACACGCGGCGGTGGTGACGTTGGAAGATGCTTATCCTGGCAAACCCATGCCGGGCGCTCGGTTCACAGTGCGTTTCTCGAATACGCAGGCTTGATGCACGCGGCTTGCCAGCCTCTGAGGTAGTGGCTTAAACCGAAGGCTTCACGTGAAAGTGAATCGGCTGCTCATGCGATGACTCATGTGCATGTGCGTGGTCATGCGGCGCTTCGTGCTCGGCGCACGGCATGTTGCACAAGTCGTGGCCGTTCACCGGGCAAGCGCGGTTGAACGTGACCACATGGTCCACCTCGGCGCGAATGCCAATCCACTCGCCGACTTTGTGGTCGTGATGGCTGGGCACATGGGCCATCACCGTCTCGCCGGTCTTCAAGCGCAAGGTGTACAAAAACTCTGAACCGCGAAATGATTTGCGAATGATTTCGGCCTTCACCGGCGCATCGTCGTCATGCACGATATCGTCGGCGCGCAACAACACATCGCACTCACCTGATGCAAAAGTGCAGGGCAGCGGACACTCGGCCACATCCATCAAATCACCCATGGGCGTGTGAACCACGACTTGGTTGTTCACCTCTTGCAAAGTGGCGGGCGTGAACACACCGTGACCAATGAACTCGGCCACAAAGCGCGTGGCAGGGCGGTGGTACAGCGTGTAGGCATCGTCCCACTGGTGCAAGCGACCTTCGGACATGACGCCAATCACATCACCAATCGCAAAGGCTTCCATTTGGTCGTGCGTCACAAACAAGGCGGTGGTTTGTGCCTCTTTCAAAATACCGCGCACTTCCAAGGCCAAACGTTCGCGCAACTCCACATCGAGGTTGGAGAATGGCTCGTCCAGCAACAGCAGTTGCGGCTTGGGCGCCAACGCGCGGGCCAAAGCCACGCGTTGTTGCTGGCCACCCGACAACTCGTGCGGAAAACGTTGTGCGCTGGTGCTCAAGCCCACGAGGGCCAGCACCTCACGCACACGCGCCTCGCGCTCGGCACGGGGCTGCTTGTGCAAGCCAAAGCTCACGTTGTCATGCACAGTCAAATGCGGAAAGAGGGCGTAGTCTTGAAACACCATGCCAATGCGTCGCGCTTCGGGTGCCACATGCACGGAGGCACTGCTGACCACCGATTGGGCCAAACGAATTTCGCCCGCGCTGGCACGCTCTAGGCCAGCCACCGCACGCAACAGCGTGGTCTTGCCGCAGCCCGAAGGGCCAATGAGCACGCCCATTTCACCCGCACGCAGTCCCAAAGTCACGCGGTCCACCGACGGGCGGGGGCGTTCTGGATAGCTGACGGAGAGCTGGGCGACATCTAAAAACATAAGCTCATTGTAGAGAGGGCGCTTTAACGCTATGCCGTGTGCGGCTACCTACAATGCCGCATGGTTTTTAGCTCCCGCTTGTTTTTACGCTGTGTGTTGGTCGTGCTGGCCTTGCTGTTGGCACTGCCGGTGTTGACCGTGCTGTTTTCCTGGGCACAGTGGAACGACGCCTCAGCCAGCATCTTGGCCGAGATGGCCAGCACCGTGCTTCCCGACTACGTGGGCACCTCATTGCTGTTGTGCGCCTTGGTGAGCGTGGGCGTCATCAGCATGGGCACGGTGTCTGCGGCGGCGGTGACCTTGTTTGACTTTCCAATGCGCCGCAGCTTGGAATGGGCGCTGCTCTTGCCACTGGCCATGCCAGCGTATGTGGTGGCCTATGCCTACACCGACTACTTGCAATTCAGCGGTCCGCTGCAAACCGGCATTCGTGCGGCGTTTGGCCTTGAGGGTCGAGTGTTTCCCGAAGTGCGCAATGTGTGGGGGGCAGCGTGTGTGTTCACGCTTGCGCTTTATCCCTATGTGTATTTGTTGGCTCGCACCGCGCTATCTGAACGCGCCAACCATTTGATGGAAGCCGCACGTTTGCTGGGCGCACCTTTGTCGCGCCGCATCATGCGCGTGGCCTTGCCGCTGGCCCGCCCTGCGATTGCCGCTGGCACCGCGTTGGCCTTGATGGAAACCTTGGCTGACTTTGGTGTGTCGAGCTACTTTGGCATTCAAACCTTCACCGCAGGTATTTACAAAGCCTGGTTGGTGATGGACAACCGCATTGCAGCAGCGCAGTTGGCCACTTTGCTGCTCATCGTGGTGGTGGCGTTGTTGGCCGCAGAGCAACGCGCGCAATCGCGTTTGCGTTTTTCTAGCGCACGTGCCGACCGTCACAGCAGTGAATCGCAACCGTTGAA from Limnohabitans curvus carries:
- a CDS encoding ABC transporter ATP-binding protein — encoded protein: MFLDVAQLSVSYPERPRPSVDRVTLGLRAGEMGVLIGPSGCGKTTLLRAVAGLERASAGEIRLAQSVVSSASVHVAPEARRIGMVFQDYALFPHLTVHDNVSFGLHKQPRAEREARVREVLALVGLSTSAQRFPHELSGGQQQRVALARALAPKPQLLLLDEPFSNLDVELRERLALEVRGILKEAQTTALFVTHDQMEAFAIGDVIGVMSEGRLHQWDDAYTLYHRPATRFVAEFIGHGVFTPATLQEVNNQVVVHTPMGDLMDVAECPLPCTFASGECDVLLRADDIVHDDDAPVKAEIIRKSFRGSEFLYTLRLKTGETVMAHVPSHHDHKVGEWIGIRAEVDHVVTFNRACPVNGHDLCNMPCAEHEAPHDHAHAHESSHEQPIHFHVKPSV
- a CDS encoding sensor histidine kinase, which gives rise to MAKLFRREQHSLFGEILDWMLTPLLLLWPVSLALTWLVAQNIAGRPFDRGLEYNVQALAQLVKSDQTRMYFNLPLPAREILRADEADLIYYQVLGTRGEFVSGERDFPLPPDEEKPLPSEVRIRDDEMRGADVRVAYTWVRVDVPGAKPVLVQVGETLEKRSVLATEIIKGVMLPQFVILPLAVLLVWLALARGIRPLNKLEERIRLRKPDDLSPLDESAVPQEVAPLVASINDLLTRLKESIATQKRFLADAAHQLKTPLAGLRMQADLAQRADSSADELKQSLKLIGRASIRATHTVNQLLSLARAESGSTNIARSPCDLVSLVSDVIQDSLPRAMDKYIDLGYEGAASGSTGVRVMGNPTLLKEMVRNLVDNAINYTPSTADNPGVITVRLLADKFGKVVVVQVEDSGPGIPEAERDLVFQPFYRALGTEADGSGLGLPIVMEIAHQHAAVVTLEDAYPGKPMPGARFTVRFSNTQA
- the recA gene encoding recombinase RecA, which encodes MNSKPIVADSEKAKALQAALAQIEKQFGKGTIMRLGEGEVIDDIQVVSTGSLGLDIALGVGGLPRGRVIEIYGPESSGKTTLTLQVIAEMQKQGGTCAFVDAEHALDSQYAQKLGVNLQDLLISQPDTGEQALEVVDSLVRSGAVDLVVIDSVAALTPKAELEGDMGDSLPGLQARLMSQALRKLTASIKKTNCTVIFINQIRMKIGVMFGSPETTTGGNALKFYASVRLDIRRTGTIKRGDEAVGNETKVKVVKNKVAPPFKTAEFDILFGEGISRQGEIIDMGVNAKVIEKSGAWYAYNGEKIGQGRDNAREFLRENEALAFEIENKVRESLGIPLLAGGVDAPAAKEEKAPKASKAAKEAKGAADADADGVVA
- the recX gene encoding recombination regulator RecX; amino-acid sequence: MSLKGRALRLLSQREHSRFELERKLKPFEETPGELAEALDFLQAKDFINEQRVVESVVNSRSRKLGASRVRQELQAKGLPVEAIAEAVQEMRSTELERAREVWRKKFGEPPVDQAARAKQVRFLVSRGFAPEVVRKVVAGAEDF
- a CDS encoding MarR family winged helix-turn-helix transcriptional regulator, coding for MASSPSFSNQQDWRQVHLGRLLGHAMRRFDARVLQLMAQNEDVPLALSNLAARAQVSAAHIHITRHLSLEGSRLIELAASAGMTKQAMGDLVTQCEAWGLVQRTHDPQDARARRIVFTETGLAWLRAFEQAVAQTEAEFKQEVGNDVATVVSLGLEAYAGAYSDLESQR
- a CDS encoding ABC transporter permease; amino-acid sequence: MVFSSRLFLRCVLVVLALLLALPVLTVLFSWAQWNDASASILAEMASTVLPDYVGTSLLLCALVSVGVISMGTVSAAAVTLFDFPMRRSLEWALLLPLAMPAYVVAYAYTDYLQFSGPLQTGIRAAFGLEGRVFPEVRNVWGAACVFTLALYPYVYLLARTALSERANHLMEAARLLGAPLSRRIMRVALPLARPAIAAGTALALMETLADFGVSSYFGIQTFTAGIYKAWLVMDNRIAAAQLATLLLIVVVALLAAEQRAQSRLRFSSARADRHSSESQPLKLHGLSAAFVWTLCVLPVLCGFVLPVLFMVRALLQGDGVVDLPWDRFMQWSLTSLSLGGMTALLAVGAALLLAAQARLHPNWLTRQAMGVVSLGYAVPGAVIVVGLLLPVGWVQATWPQSGVGFWLTATVLGLVWAYLVRFVAVALQSVQSGYARVPASLDDSARMLGTSGLSLVRRVHWPLLKKPLAAATLLVLVDVMKELPATLVLRPFNTDTLAVMAYQLARDERLGEAALPSLALVLVGLLPVILLSRTLRRS
- a CDS encoding response regulator — encoded protein: MRILIAEDDLVLADGLLRTLRASGAAADHVASGTEADAALMTTDEFDLLILDLGLPKMHGLEVLKRLRSRGSSIPVLILTAADGVEERVKGLDYGADDYMAKPFSLQELEARVRALTRRGMGGTSSSIKHGPLVYDQTGRVATIDGKMVELSARELGLLEVLLQRSGRLVSKDQLVERLCEWGEEVSNNAIEVYIHRLRKKIEKGPIRIATVRGLGYCLEKIPG